From a region of the Panulirus ornatus isolate Po-2019 chromosome 34, ASM3632096v1, whole genome shotgun sequence genome:
- the smid gene encoding nuclear valosin-containing protein-like isoform X2 encodes MKRPYFQERSLLPRVEKYMEENEFIDVEEMTVYLMDNYREFHRKSKKAFMKSVEKAHKWLQHCYQLTDEVDDHEDILDSDGGGSDIMEIIEPEPKVETNSLNTALRKMYKPPSVPSSTSTPLSKRNGDFYVLDTDGDRSNSLKKKRKRGKEGAIEEAVKKKKLLPEESKITFAQMAGIESLKDKICDLIANLRWPGILQPLQKSVLLTGPSGSGKTTFAQALAGTAESPVLRVTATELVGGVSGESEERINEIFEQAASLTRCVLLIEKIDVVVPKEGSTKSLERRIGAQLTSCLNALKSKHRDKQLLVMGETSHPENLDWDLRSSFDGEIFMAIPTEAARAQILQLICEGTSFVGDFEELAHRTPGYVAGDLKKLLENAQGLAWKRKKESLAGKTEEGNLMEQLKRFMIHFEKMCEAEEGNIIVTINMEDFMEALMLITPALKREGFPTVPDVTWEDIGGLEDVKEELREKILDPIKYAKLHEEFGASRPNGILMWGPPGCGKTLLAKAVANEAGINLLPVMGPELLNMYQGESERAVREVFKRARNVAPCVIFFDEFDSLCPVRSKGAESGSKTTIVNTLLTEMNGFTKREDVYIVAATNRPDILDPAVTRPGRFDTLLYVDVPDHLGRISIFQARTKNGTCPNLAPDVSLEEVSHFCDNFSGADCDQLVYLASKEAIREVINNNAAFTPTCAPTSEGPVKRLVARRHFSAALKKIKPSITVEEQKRYKKLHSKMEASKVQGELSGFPEDIGSLAENSERQSQPLDVKDNDLDQNK; translated from the exons ATGAAACGACCATATTTTCAAGAAAGATCCCTCTTACCAAGAGTGGAAAAG TACATGGAAGAAAATGAATTTATTGATGTTGAGGAAATGACCGTTTACCTGATGGACAATTATCGTGAATTTCATAGGAAAAGTAAAAAGGCATTCATGAAGAGTGTTGAAAAAG CTCATAAGTGGCTTCAGCACTGTTATCAGCTGACTGATGAAGTGGATGACCATGAAGACATCttggatagtgatggtggtggctcagATATCATGGAAATAATTGAACCTGAGCCTAAAGTTGAG ACCAATAGCCTGAATACTGCACTGAGAAAAATGTACAAACCACCATCAGTGCCTTCATCAACCTCAACACCCCTATCAAA gaGAAATGGAGATTTCTATGTTTTGGACACTGATGGTGATCGCTCT aatagtttaaagaaaaagcGGAAAAGGGGAAAGGAAGGTGCAATAGAAGAAGCAGTTAAGAAAAAGAAGTTACTGCCTGAAGAATCAAAGATTACATTTGCACAAATGGCTGGAATAGAATCTTTGAAAGAT AAAATATGTGACCTTATCGCTAATCTGCGATGGCCAGGTATTCTTCAACCCCTTCAGAAGTCTGTGTTGTTAACAGGGCCATCTGGCAGTGGTAAAACAACATTTGCTCAAGCTCTGGCTGGG ACGGCAGAGTCACCAGTTCTACGAGTCACAGCAACAGAATTAGTGGGTGGAGTTTCTGGAGAAAGTGAGGAGAGGATTAATGAAATTTTTGAACAGGCAGCATCTCTTACCCGGTGTGTTCTTCTGATTGAGAAGATAGATGTTGTTGTCCCAAAAGAAGGAAGTACTAAGAGCTTAGAAAGACGAATTGGTGCTCAACTCACCTCCTGCCTGAATG CTTTGAAGAGTAAGCACAGAGATAAGCAGTTGTTAGTCATGGGAGAAACCAGCCATCCAGAGAACTTGGACTGGGATCTTCGTAGCAGCTTCGATGGAGAGATATTCATGGCTATCCCAACAGAAGCAGCCCGTGCACAGATCTTGCAG CTGATTTGTGAAGGAACATCATTTGTCGGTGATTTTGAGGAATTAGCCCACAGAACTCCTGGCTACGTGGCAGGAGACCTTAAGAAGTTGTTGGAAAATGCTCAAGGTCTGGCATGGAAGAG AAAGAAAGAGTCATTAGCAGGAAAAACTGAAGAAGGGAACCTCATGGAACAGCTGAAGAGATTTATGATCCACTTTGAGAAGATGTGTGAGGCAGAGGAAGGCAACATTATTGTCACCATCAATATGGAAGATTTTATGGAGGCATTGATG CTCATCACTCCAGCATTAAAGAGAGAGGGCTTTCCCACAGTCCCAGATGTTACATGGGAGGATATTGGAGGTCTTGAAGACGTAAAAGAGGAGCTGAGAGAGAAGATTCTT GACCCCATCAAATATGCCAAGTTGCATGAAGAATTTGGAGCAAGTCGTCCTAATGGGATCCTGATGTGGGGTCCTCCAGGATGTGGCAAGACACTCTTGGCTAAAGCTGTTGCAAATGAGGCTGGGATCAACTTACTGCCAGTAATGGGACCAGAACTTTTGAACATG TATcagggtgagagtgagagagccGTGCGAGAAGTATTCAAACGTGCACGCAACGTTGCTCCATGTGTAATTTTCTTTGATGAATTTGATTCACTTTGTCCTGTCAGAAGCAAAGGAGCTGAA AGCGGCAGTAAAACCACCATTGTGAACACTTTGCTTACGGAAATGAATGGCTTCACAAAACGTGAGGATGTATACATTGTAGCTGCAACCAATCGTCCAGACATCCTTGacccagcagtgacacgtccaggAAGGTTTGACACACTTCTTTATGTAGATGTGCCTGACCACCTAGGAAGGATATCCATTTTTCAAGCTCGAACAAAA AATGGCACATGTCCTAATTTAGCTCCTGATGTCAGTTTGGAAGAAGTGTCCCATTTCTGCGATAACTTCTCTGGTGCAGATTGTGACCAGCTAGTGTACTTAGCCAGCAAGGAAGCTATAAGGGAGGTGATCAATAACAATGCAGCCTTCACACCAACATGTGCACCGACATCTGAAGGTCCTGTTAAGCGCCTTGTGGCCAGGAGACATTTTTCTGCagcattaaaaaaaattaagCCTTCTATTACAGTTGAG GAGCAGAAACGATACAAGAAGCTGCATAGCAAAATGGAGGCATCAAAAGTGCAAGGGGAGCTTTCAGGATTCCCAGAAGATATAGGATCTTTGGCTGAAAATTCTGAAAGACAGTCTCAGCCACTGGATGTAAAAGACAATGATTTGGATCAGAATAAATAA
- the LOC139759862 gene encoding MKRN2 opposite strand protein — MNLDPGIICYQHCEGRLFGFSLPPTCYLCGADLTTEPLTTPPFRVPYPFVRASQAPCTIVIKPSRGDFLHDYRSSSDLHIGVTDSEGCVFEYDSEGLHSDYTSSWTQSLSVPIITDSSNQLDPVWQEYWDFTLHTLAHDPCWSMERYTETSFNCYSFVLEFLQMLGPPGLNVKTLTKTSLCAQLLIPHTATAAKYISLYRRLLTQKVVAVTNSS; from the exons ATGAACCTGGACCCAGGCATCATATGTTACCAACACTGTGAGGGGCGACTGTTTGGATTCTCTCTGCCGCCCACTTGTTACCTGTGTGGCGCAGACCTGACCACGgaacccctcaccacccctccttTCAG GGTTCCGTACCCCTTCGTGCGAGCATCGCAGGCTCCGTGTACCATTGTCATCAAACCCTCCAGGGGGGACTTCCTCCA TGACTACCGGAGCAGCAGTGACCTTCACATCGGCGTAACAGACAGTGAGGGTTGCGTATTCGAGTATGACAGCGAGGGCCTCCACTCTGACTACACCTCCTCCTGGACACAGAGTCTGTCTGTCCCCATCATCACTGACTCCTCCAACCAGCTGGACCCCGTCTGGCAGGAGTACTGGGACTTTACCCTCCACACTCTCGCCCATGACCCCTGCTGGTCCATGGAGAG GTACACCGAGACATCCTTCAACTGTTACTCCTTCGTGCTGGAGTTCCTGCAGATGCTGGGTCCTCCTGGCCTGAACGTGAAAACACTCACGAAGACGTCCCTCTGCGCCCAGCTGCTCATCCCGCACACAGCCACCGCTGCCAAGTACATCTCCCTCTACCGCAGGCTCCTCACGCAGAAAGTTGTGGCCGTCACCAACTCGTCATGA
- the smid gene encoding nuclear valosin-containing protein-like isoform X1: MKRPYFQERSLLPRVEKYMEENEFIDVEEMTVYLMDNYREFHRKSKKAFMKSVEKAHKWLQHCYQLTDEVDDHEDILDSDGGGSDIMEIIEPEPKVETNSLNTALRKMYKPPSVPSSTSTPLSKRNGDFYVLDTDGDRSVSGIKSTENSLKKKRKRGKEGAIEEAVKKKKLLPEESKITFAQMAGIESLKDKICDLIANLRWPGILQPLQKSVLLTGPSGSGKTTFAQALAGTAESPVLRVTATELVGGVSGESEERINEIFEQAASLTRCVLLIEKIDVVVPKEGSTKSLERRIGAQLTSCLNALKSKHRDKQLLVMGETSHPENLDWDLRSSFDGEIFMAIPTEAARAQILQLICEGTSFVGDFEELAHRTPGYVAGDLKKLLENAQGLAWKRKKESLAGKTEEGNLMEQLKRFMIHFEKMCEAEEGNIIVTINMEDFMEALMLITPALKREGFPTVPDVTWEDIGGLEDVKEELREKILDPIKYAKLHEEFGASRPNGILMWGPPGCGKTLLAKAVANEAGINLLPVMGPELLNMYQGESERAVREVFKRARNVAPCVIFFDEFDSLCPVRSKGAESGSKTTIVNTLLTEMNGFTKREDVYIVAATNRPDILDPAVTRPGRFDTLLYVDVPDHLGRISIFQARTKNGTCPNLAPDVSLEEVSHFCDNFSGADCDQLVYLASKEAIREVINNNAAFTPTCAPTSEGPVKRLVARRHFSAALKKIKPSITVEEQKRYKKLHSKMEASKVQGELSGFPEDIGSLAENSERQSQPLDVKDNDLDQNK; the protein is encoded by the exons ATGAAACGACCATATTTTCAAGAAAGATCCCTCTTACCAAGAGTGGAAAAG TACATGGAAGAAAATGAATTTATTGATGTTGAGGAAATGACCGTTTACCTGATGGACAATTATCGTGAATTTCATAGGAAAAGTAAAAAGGCATTCATGAAGAGTGTTGAAAAAG CTCATAAGTGGCTTCAGCACTGTTATCAGCTGACTGATGAAGTGGATGACCATGAAGACATCttggatagtgatggtggtggctcagATATCATGGAAATAATTGAACCTGAGCCTAAAGTTGAG ACCAATAGCCTGAATACTGCACTGAGAAAAATGTACAAACCACCATCAGTGCCTTCATCAACCTCAACACCCCTATCAAA gaGAAATGGAGATTTCTATGTTTTGGACACTGATGGTGATCGCTCTGTAAGTGGTATAAAATCTACTGAG aatagtttaaagaaaaagcGGAAAAGGGGAAAGGAAGGTGCAATAGAAGAAGCAGTTAAGAAAAAGAAGTTACTGCCTGAAGAATCAAAGATTACATTTGCACAAATGGCTGGAATAGAATCTTTGAAAGAT AAAATATGTGACCTTATCGCTAATCTGCGATGGCCAGGTATTCTTCAACCCCTTCAGAAGTCTGTGTTGTTAACAGGGCCATCTGGCAGTGGTAAAACAACATTTGCTCAAGCTCTGGCTGGG ACGGCAGAGTCACCAGTTCTACGAGTCACAGCAACAGAATTAGTGGGTGGAGTTTCTGGAGAAAGTGAGGAGAGGATTAATGAAATTTTTGAACAGGCAGCATCTCTTACCCGGTGTGTTCTTCTGATTGAGAAGATAGATGTTGTTGTCCCAAAAGAAGGAAGTACTAAGAGCTTAGAAAGACGAATTGGTGCTCAACTCACCTCCTGCCTGAATG CTTTGAAGAGTAAGCACAGAGATAAGCAGTTGTTAGTCATGGGAGAAACCAGCCATCCAGAGAACTTGGACTGGGATCTTCGTAGCAGCTTCGATGGAGAGATATTCATGGCTATCCCAACAGAAGCAGCCCGTGCACAGATCTTGCAG CTGATTTGTGAAGGAACATCATTTGTCGGTGATTTTGAGGAATTAGCCCACAGAACTCCTGGCTACGTGGCAGGAGACCTTAAGAAGTTGTTGGAAAATGCTCAAGGTCTGGCATGGAAGAG AAAGAAAGAGTCATTAGCAGGAAAAACTGAAGAAGGGAACCTCATGGAACAGCTGAAGAGATTTATGATCCACTTTGAGAAGATGTGTGAGGCAGAGGAAGGCAACATTATTGTCACCATCAATATGGAAGATTTTATGGAGGCATTGATG CTCATCACTCCAGCATTAAAGAGAGAGGGCTTTCCCACAGTCCCAGATGTTACATGGGAGGATATTGGAGGTCTTGAAGACGTAAAAGAGGAGCTGAGAGAGAAGATTCTT GACCCCATCAAATATGCCAAGTTGCATGAAGAATTTGGAGCAAGTCGTCCTAATGGGATCCTGATGTGGGGTCCTCCAGGATGTGGCAAGACACTCTTGGCTAAAGCTGTTGCAAATGAGGCTGGGATCAACTTACTGCCAGTAATGGGACCAGAACTTTTGAACATG TATcagggtgagagtgagagagccGTGCGAGAAGTATTCAAACGTGCACGCAACGTTGCTCCATGTGTAATTTTCTTTGATGAATTTGATTCACTTTGTCCTGTCAGAAGCAAAGGAGCTGAA AGCGGCAGTAAAACCACCATTGTGAACACTTTGCTTACGGAAATGAATGGCTTCACAAAACGTGAGGATGTATACATTGTAGCTGCAACCAATCGTCCAGACATCCTTGacccagcagtgacacgtccaggAAGGTTTGACACACTTCTTTATGTAGATGTGCCTGACCACCTAGGAAGGATATCCATTTTTCAAGCTCGAACAAAA AATGGCACATGTCCTAATTTAGCTCCTGATGTCAGTTTGGAAGAAGTGTCCCATTTCTGCGATAACTTCTCTGGTGCAGATTGTGACCAGCTAGTGTACTTAGCCAGCAAGGAAGCTATAAGGGAGGTGATCAATAACAATGCAGCCTTCACACCAACATGTGCACCGACATCTGAAGGTCCTGTTAAGCGCCTTGTGGCCAGGAGACATTTTTCTGCagcattaaaaaaaattaagCCTTCTATTACAGTTGAG GAGCAGAAACGATACAAGAAGCTGCATAGCAAAATGGAGGCATCAAAAGTGCAAGGGGAGCTTTCAGGATTCCCAGAAGATATAGGATCTTTGGCTGAAAATTCTGAAAGACAGTCTCAGCCACTGGATGTAAAAGACAATGATTTGGATCAGAATAAATAA